Proteins encoded in a region of the Saccharomyces eubayanus strain FM1318 chromosome V, whole genome shotgun sequence genome:
- the UBC6 gene encoding E2 ubiquitin-conjugating protein UBC6 yields MATKQAHKRLTKEYKLMVENPPPYILARPNEDNILEWHYIITGPADTPYKAGQYHGTLTFPSDYPYKPPAIRMITPNGRFKPNTRLCLSMSDYHPDTWNPGWSVSTILNGLLSFMTSDEATTGSITTSDHQKKLLAKNSVSYNTFQNVRFKLIFPEIVEENVQILEKRRLIEGDGAETKEETEDAFTKAAKEKVISLEEILDPEDRIRAEQALRQQDNNSKKNDKEPNGSSSMVYIGIAVFLFLVGAFMK; encoded by the coding sequence ATGGCTACGAAGCAAGCCCATAAAAGACTAACTAAAGAATATAAGTTGATGGTGGAGAATCCTCCACCTTATATTCTTGCCCGTCCCAATGAAGACAATATTTTGGAATGGCACTACATCATCACAGGTCCGGCGGATACTCCCTATAAAGCTGGCCAATATCATGGTACCTTGACTTTCCCATCGGATTACCCATACAAGCCACCCGCCATCAGAATGATTACACCAAACGGACGTTTCAAACCCAATACACGATTATGTCTTTCCATGAGTGATTACCACCCTGATACCTGGAATCCCGGTTGGTCCGTATCGACCATTTTGAACGGGTTGTTGAGTTTCATGACTAGCGATGAAGCTACAACTGGATCCATTACTACGTCGGATCATCAAAAGAAGCTCTTGGCAAAGAACTCCGTGAGTTATAatacttttcaaaatgtgAGATTCAAGCTGATTTTTCCTGAAATTGTAGAGGAAAACGTACAAATAttagaaaagagaagattAATAGAAGGGGACGGTGCTGAAACGAAGGAAGAGACAGAAGATGCTTTTACAAAAGCTGCTAAGGAGAAAGTGATTTCTTTAGAGGAAATACTAGATCCTGAAGATAGAATACGTGCAGAACAAGCATTAAGACAACAAGACAataattcaaagaaaaatgacaaagaGCCTAACGGCAGTTCTTCCATGGTTTATATTGGtattgctgtttttttatttttggttggTGCTTTTatgaaatga
- the AST2 gene encoding Ast2p, giving the protein MAEKILQNQNPRLEAMTVDHETPAPKEITVDEPRLTRVARPLRHVRHIPVKSLVFHSKHGPVTFSYENKIKLPISKNKLAVQVNYVGLNPIDMKIKNGYTKPIYGEAGIGREYSGVVTHVGSNLTDRWNVGDEVYGIYYHPKLAIGALQTALLIDPNVDPILMRPKHTLTPEKAAGSLFCLGTALNLLSKLKEKGQLDAESNILVNGGTSSVGMFAIQLLKRYYKVSKKLVVVTSGNGSTVLSEHFPDLKEEMIFINYLSCRGKSSKPLRNMLNSGKIVDYDDPNSLKETEAYTQGKFNVVLDFIGGYDILSHSSSLIRAKGAYITTVGDYVGNYKKDIFDSWDNPSANARKMFGSMLWSYDYTHFYFDPNIKLISKKNEWIHECGKLLNEGVVDCIVDKVYSWKKLKEAFSYMATQRAQGKLIMKVEDF; this is encoded by the coding sequence GAAGCGATGACAGTGGACCATGAAACTCCTGCACCGAAGGAAATTACCGTTGATGAACCCAGATTGACTAGAGTTGCCAGACCATTAAGGCATGTAAGGCATATACCCGTGAAATCGTTGGTTTTCCATTCCAAGCACGGACCCGTCACTTTTTCATacgaaaataaaataaaactgCCAATAAGTAAGAATAAACTGGCAGTCCAGGTAAATTATGTAGGTTTAAATCCTATTGATatgaaaatcaagaatGGTTACACCAAACCTATCTATGGTGAGGCCGGCATCGGAAGAGAGTATAGCGGGGTAGTAACACATGTTGGTAGCAATCTGACAGATAGATGGAACGTTGGAGATGaggtatatggtatttATTATCATCCAAAGTTAGCCATCGGTGCTTTGCAAACTGCACTGCTCATCGACCCTAACGTCGATCCTATTTTGATGAGGCCAAAACATACCTTAACACCAGAAAAGGCGGCGGGttcattgttttgtttgGGGACAGCTTTGAATCTATTATCTAAGCTAAAGGAAAAGGGCCAATTAGATGCGGAGTCTAACATTTTAGTAAACGGTGGGACAAGTTCAGTGGGGATGTTTGCCATCCAACTGTTGAAACGCTACTATAAagtttccaagaaattggtTGTTGTGACGTCTGGTAACGGTTCAACGGTATTGTCTGAACACTTCCCCGACCTAAAGGAAGAAATGATTTTCATAAATTACCTCTCATGTAGAGGGAAATCGAGTAAACCGCTTAGAAATATGCTGAACTCGGGTAAAATTGTAGATTATGATGACCCTAATAGTCTTAAAGAAACCGAAGCTTACACACAGGGTAAATTCAACGTCGTATTGGATTTCATTGGTGGTTATGATATTTTGAGTCATTCAAGTTCCTTAATTCGTGCTAAAGGCGCTTATATTACCACTGTTGGTGACTATGTTGGAAACTATAAGAAAGACATCTTTGACTCTTGGGATAATCCTAGTGCTAATGCGAGGAAGATGTTTGGCTCAATGTTGTGGTCATATGACTATactcatttttatttcgaCCCTAATATCAAACtcatttccaagaaaaatgaatggATACATGAATGTGGAAAGCTACTGAATGAAGGGGTTGTGGACTGTATCGTAGATAAGGTTTATTCTTGGAAAAAACTCAAGGAGGCGTTTTCTTATATGGCCACCCAGCGTGCTCAAGGCAAGTTAATAATGAaagttgaagatttttga